A single window of Ignavibacteriales bacterium DNA harbors:
- the rplM gene encoding 50S ribosomal protein L13 has translation MSSRTKFFTQEDVEQKWFIVDASGKTLGRIASKIAHIIRGKHKPTFTTNADLGDFVVVINAEKVVVTGKRQELKQYYHNTQYPGGARFESIVDVMKTKPHMILEHAVKGMLPHNRLGRRMIKKLKVYVGPEHPHSAQMPENLPL, from the coding sequence TTGTCATCAAGGACCAAGTTCTTTACACAAGAAGATGTCGAGCAGAAGTGGTTCATTGTCGATGCAAGCGGAAAGACATTGGGTCGCATCGCTTCCAAGATCGCGCACATAATTCGCGGGAAGCACAAGCCGACATTCACGACAAATGCCGATCTTGGTGATTTCGTTGTTGTCATCAACGCTGAGAAGGTGGTTGTAACGGGCAAGCGCCAGGAGCTGAAGCAGTACTATCACAATACACAATATCCTGGCGGAGCGCGGTTCGAGTCGATTGTAGATGTTATGAAGACGAAACCGCATATGATTCTCGAGCATGCCGTGAAAGGCATGCTGCCGCATAACCGCCTGGGACGCAGGATGATCAAGAAGCTGAAAGTGTACGTTGGACCTGAGCATCCGCACAGCGCCCAAATGCCTGAGAATTTACCACTGTAA
- the rpsI gene encoding 30S ribosomal protein S9, with the protein MPSIITVGRRKTAVARVKLTDGSGKVTVNNKDLEKYFPIAVLREDVLKPFIATSTQGRYDAKVRVAGGGSTGQAGAIKLGIARSLVSLDEDHRQNLRNAGLLTRDPRMVERKKYGQKKARKRFQFSKR; encoded by the coding sequence ATGCCATCTATCATCACTGTCGGTCGTCGGAAAACTGCCGTTGCTCGCGTGAAGCTCACGGACGGATCCGGCAAAGTTACTGTCAACAACAAAGATCTCGAGAAGTACTTCCCGATCGCTGTTCTGCGCGAAGATGTTCTGAAGCCTTTCATCGCGACATCCACGCAGGGACGCTACGACGCGAAAGTCAGAGTGGCAGGGGGCGGATCAACCGGTCAGGCCGGAGCAATCAAGCTCGGCATCGCCCGATCGCTCGTGTCGCTCGATGAGGATCACCGGCAGAACCTGCGGAATGCAGGATTGCTGACACGAGATCCCCGCATGGTGGAACGGAAAAAATACGGACAGAAGAAGGCCCGTAAGCGGTTCCAGTTCTCAAAGCGTTAA
- the rpsB gene encoding 30S ribosomal protein S2, producing the protein MPRVELDALLQAGAHFVHITRRWNPKMKPYIFMERNGIHVIDLKKTQEMLEAACNAVSNIVSQNRKPLFVATKQQAKDVVQEEAKRCGSFYVTQRWLGGMLTNFQTIRKSVKRLTNIEKMESDGTFEKITKKERLFLDREREKLQNILSGVVEMSRLPGLVFVVDVKKEAIAVKEARRLGIPIVAIVDTNVDPDLVDYPIPANDDALKSVQCIARAIAEAVIEGSQRVASRQADEAMARGAENKEASEKSEASEKAH; encoded by the coding sequence ATGCCCCGTGTAGAACTCGACGCACTGCTGCAAGCTGGTGCCCACTTCGTGCACATCACCCGCCGTTGGAATCCCAAGATGAAGCCCTACATCTTCATGGAGCGCAATGGGATTCATGTCATCGATCTGAAAAAGACGCAGGAAATGCTGGAAGCGGCATGCAATGCCGTGTCCAATATCGTTTCGCAAAACCGGAAACCCCTGTTTGTTGCCACGAAGCAGCAGGCAAAGGACGTTGTGCAGGAGGAGGCGAAGCGCTGCGGATCATTCTATGTCACCCAACGGTGGCTGGGCGGCATGCTGACAAACTTTCAGACCATTCGCAAGAGCGTCAAGCGCCTCACGAATATCGAGAAAATGGAAAGTGACGGCACGTTCGAGAAGATCACCAAAAAGGAAAGACTGTTCCTCGATCGCGAACGTGAAAAGCTCCAGAACATTCTCTCAGGTGTCGTTGAGATGTCGCGGCTGCCTGGTCTGGTGTTTGTCGTGGATGTGAAGAAGGAAGCGATCGCGGTGAAGGAAGCCCGACGTCTCGGGATACCAATTGTCGCAATCGTTGATACAAACGTCGACCCTGACCTTGTGGATTACCCGATCCCCGCCAACGATGACGCATTGAAATCTGTTCAGTGTATCGCGCGGGCGATTGCAGAGGCCGTCATCGAAGGCAGCCAGAGAGTTGCCTCCCGCCAGGCTGACGAAGCAATGGCGCGTGGTGCAGAAAACAAGGAGGCATCTGAGAAATCCGAAGCTTCTGAGAAAGCTCATTAA
- the tsf gene encoding translation elongation factor Ts — protein sequence MAVISSEIVKSLRDKTGAGMMDCKRALEASNGDIEQATDYLRKKGAAVAAKRAEREANQGVIEAYIHAGGRIGAMIELNCETDFVAKTPEFRQLAHDIAMQIAAMSPVFVSREDVDEATLQKEIEIYKAQAVNEGKRPEIAEKIAEGRVEKFYQEVCLLEQSFIKDSGKTIKDLLSDATGKVGEKIGVRRFTRFHLGESSK from the coding sequence ATGGCTGTAATATCATCTGAAATAGTGAAGTCCCTACGTGACAAAACCGGCGCGGGCATGATGGATTGCAAGCGTGCGCTCGAAGCGTCAAATGGTGACATCGAACAAGCGACCGACTATCTCCGGAAGAAGGGCGCGGCCGTTGCTGCAAAGCGTGCAGAGAGAGAAGCAAACCAGGGAGTCATCGAAGCGTACATACACGCAGGCGGACGCATCGGCGCAATGATCGAATTGAACTGCGAAACCGATTTCGTTGCAAAGACGCCCGAGTTCAGGCAATTGGCTCACGACATCGCCATGCAGATCGCGGCGATGAGTCCGGTCTTTGTCAGCAGGGAAGATGTCGACGAGGCGACGCTACAGAAGGAAATAGAGATCTACAAGGCCCAGGCGGTCAATGAGGGTAAGCGGCCCGAGATCGCAGAGAAGATTGCCGAGGGCAGGGTGGAGAAATTCTACCAGGAGGTGTGCCTTCTGGAGCAAAGCTTCATTAAGGATTCTGGCAAGACGATCAAGGACCTCCTGTCCGATGCAACGGGCAAGGTAGGCGAGAAGATCGGCGTCCGTCGATTTACACGCTTTCACCTTGGTGAATCTTCTAAATAG
- the pyrH gene encoding UMP kinase, whose product MEKARYKRVLLKLSGESLMGSRDYGIDSNVVSDFAEEIRGIKELGVEIGIVIGGGNIYRGIDNSADGIDKVTGDHMGMLATVINALALQNALEKHGLYTRCQTAINMERIAEPFIRRRAIRHLEKGRIVIFAAGTGNPYFTTDTAAALRAIEIEADVILKGTRVDGVYDSDPEKNAAAIRIPEISYLDVLKKDLRVMDLTAITLCKENKLPIIIFNMNTPGNLRRIILGENVGSKVFVEN is encoded by the coding sequence ATGGAAAAAGCACGATACAAACGCGTTCTCCTGAAACTCAGCGGCGAATCCCTGATGGGGAGCCGCGACTATGGCATTGACTCCAATGTCGTGAGTGATTTTGCGGAGGAAATTCGAGGAATCAAGGAACTCGGCGTCGAAATTGGCATCGTCATTGGTGGCGGCAATATTTACCGGGGTATCGATAATTCGGCCGACGGAATCGACAAGGTTACCGGCGATCACATGGGGATGCTCGCGACGGTCATCAACGCCCTCGCTCTGCAGAATGCCCTCGAAAAACACGGTCTCTATACCCGGTGCCAAACAGCGATCAATATGGAAAGAATCGCTGAACCGTTCATCCGCCGTCGCGCAATCCGGCACCTCGAGAAGGGAAGAATTGTTATCTTTGCAGCAGGAACGGGAAATCCGTACTTTACAACAGACACCGCCGCGGCCCTTCGGGCCATCGAAATCGAAGCCGATGTGATCTTGAAGGGGACGAGAGTCGATGGCGTCTATGACAGCGATCCGGAGAAAAACGCGGCTGCGATACGGATCCCTGAGATCAGTTACCTTGACGTTCTGAAAAAGGACCTCCGCGTCATGGATCTGACGGCAATCACGTTGTGCAAGGAGAATAAGCTTCCGATCATCATCTTCAACATGAACACGCCCGGGAACCTGCGCAGAATTATCTTGGGTGAAAACGTAGGTTCGAAGGTGTTTGTGGAAAACTGA
- the frr gene encoding ribosome recycling factor produces the protein MVKDILKNAEDRMKKAVEVVREELVKVRTGKATTALLDGIKVDYYGSMVPLNQVANVSTPDVHTISVQAWEKNMLGVIDKAILAANLGLNPVNDGNILRVPIPALNEERRRELVKLVKKFGEDGKIAVRNVRRDAIEHLKKSEKAEHFSEDERKRGEQESQKLTDKHIKDIDNLLAIKEKEIMEV, from the coding sequence ATGGTAAAGGATATCCTGAAGAATGCAGAAGACCGGATGAAGAAGGCAGTGGAAGTTGTGCGCGAAGAACTTGTGAAAGTGCGGACTGGCAAAGCGACCACGGCGCTTCTTGACGGTATCAAAGTAGACTACTACGGCAGCATGGTGCCTCTCAACCAGGTTGCCAACGTCAGCACCCCTGACGTCCACACGATCTCGGTCCAGGCCTGGGAAAAGAACATGCTCGGTGTTATCGACAAGGCAATTCTGGCAGCGAATCTCGGCCTGAATCCTGTCAACGACGGGAACATACTCCGGGTGCCGATTCCCGCCTTGAATGAAGAGCGACGGCGAGAACTCGTCAAGCTCGTGAAGAAGTTCGGTGAAGACGGGAAAATCGCCGTTCGGAATGTGCGGAGGGACGCAATCGAGCATCTGAAGAAATCGGAAAAGGCGGAGCACTTCTCGGAAGATGAGCGGAAGCGGGGCGAACAGGAATCTCAGAAACTTACAGACAAGCACATCAAGGATATCGACAACCTCCTCGCCATAAAGGAGAAGGAGATTATGGAAGTCTGA
- a CDS encoding M28 family peptidase: protein MNKSLAVLTLLLLMTIGANAQMTPWLQWTFLPERVMNEIIGETSGENAWHFIMETGGYDKDRSASEYETTFYETKYFLEKMKEYNLPGVELVRFPGGETWDAVKGELWEVSPMRQKLASYVDMAAMLAQGSVTTDVTAELVWVGLGRREDFAGRDVKNKIVVTEGPASSVHQIACMDSGAAGVISMFSQRPYFDATQIPFGGIRGDQENKRPAKFAFQLTPRDGEFLKKRLLAGEKISVRANVVAETRKYEIQDLTCYIPGTDPNAGEVIFSAHIHEGYVKQGGNDDISGCAAILEIARTLNTLIKEGRIPPPKRTIRFLWGPEFSGTGPWVKANKELMKKTLCDINMDMVGEWLSKNKSYMCLMRTTYGNPHYVNDVMENYFRFVGEGNQEHLQNRSNAFPVTHRIVAPTGADEPFTYSIETHYGASDHEVFNDWGVQVPGIMMIAWPDQWYHTSGDHVDKADPTQLKRVAVIGAASAYTIATADDMLAIKIAGEITTNAASRLAHQTVRGLEELNKATMESLPAAYKSSRAYVDAAATNEKNTLETVLQLAVDKKKVGEYIASSKKSVDQLVRTQMDLLERHMRATAEALKIESVKIELSATEKKASKVFPKPTEKVKANGYGGYREFLPRPQGGRGQRGEGARFDRSEMQLLINGRNSVLDIKNMLDTQSDRRADLQEVLNYLETLKTAGLVTVD from the coding sequence ATGAATAAATCCCTGGCGGTACTTACTCTCTTGTTGCTCATGACCATCGGAGCAAATGCACAGATGACGCCGTGGCTTCAATGGACTTTTCTGCCCGAGCGGGTCATGAACGAGATCATCGGTGAGACATCCGGAGAAAACGCGTGGCACTTCATCATGGAAACGGGAGGGTATGACAAAGACAGGTCAGCGTCGGAATATGAAACGACCTTTTATGAAACGAAGTACTTCCTGGAGAAGATGAAGGAGTACAATCTTCCGGGCGTGGAACTTGTACGGTTTCCCGGTGGGGAGACATGGGATGCGGTGAAGGGAGAGTTGTGGGAAGTTTCTCCGATGCGCCAGAAGCTTGCCTCCTATGTGGATATGGCTGCGATGCTCGCACAGGGAAGTGTGACGACAGATGTCACAGCGGAACTCGTGTGGGTCGGCCTTGGCCGGCGTGAGGATTTTGCAGGCAGGGATGTGAAGAACAAGATCGTCGTCACGGAAGGGCCCGCGTCGTCTGTCCATCAGATTGCGTGTATGGATTCCGGTGCAGCCGGCGTCATTTCGATGTTTTCTCAGCGTCCCTATTTCGATGCGACTCAAATACCGTTTGGAGGTATCCGCGGGGATCAGGAGAACAAGCGGCCGGCGAAATTCGCATTCCAGCTGACGCCTCGGGATGGCGAGTTTCTCAAGAAGCGGCTGCTCGCCGGCGAGAAGATCTCCGTCCGGGCAAACGTCGTGGCGGAAACGCGCAAGTATGAAATTCAGGATCTCACGTGCTATATCCCTGGCACTGATCCGAACGCCGGCGAAGTCATATTCTCCGCCCACATTCACGAGGGATATGTGAAGCAGGGTGGAAACGATGATATCTCCGGATGCGCAGCGATTCTGGAGATTGCCCGCACTCTCAACACGCTGATCAAGGAAGGGCGTATCCCGCCGCCAAAACGTACGATCCGATTCCTGTGGGGTCCGGAATTCTCGGGAACGGGACCATGGGTGAAAGCAAACAAAGAGCTGATGAAGAAAACGCTGTGCGACATCAACATGGACATGGTGGGTGAATGGCTCAGCAAGAACAAGTCGTATATGTGCCTGATGCGAACCACGTACGGTAATCCGCATTATGTCAATGACGTGATGGAGAACTACTTCCGCTTCGTTGGAGAGGGAAACCAGGAGCATCTGCAGAACCGTTCGAACGCGTTCCCGGTGACACATCGCATCGTTGCCCCGACGGGTGCAGACGAGCCGTTCACGTACAGCATCGAAACGCACTACGGGGCATCGGACCACGAGGTATTCAACGATTGGGGCGTGCAGGTGCCGGGAATCATGATGATCGCGTGGCCGGATCAGTGGTATCATACCTCCGGCGATCATGTGGACAAAGCCGATCCTACGCAACTGAAGCGTGTCGCTGTGATCGGGGCTGCGAGTGCCTACACAATCGCCACGGCGGACGACATGCTTGCGATCAAGATCGCAGGCGAAATCACCACCAACGCTGCGTCACGTCTGGCACACCAGACAGTGCGCGGGCTCGAAGAACTCAACAAGGCGACAATGGAATCGCTGCCGGCGGCATACAAGTCATCCCGTGCATATGTCGATGCAGCGGCGACAAACGAGAAGAATACACTTGAGACAGTCCTGCAACTGGCGGTCGACAAGAAGAAGGTCGGTGAGTATATCGCTTCGTCCAAGAAGTCCGTTGATCAGCTCGTCAGGACTCAAATGGACCTCCTCGAAAGGCACATGAGAGCCACAGCTGAGGCACTGAAAATAGAATCGGTGAAGATTGAACTCTCCGCAACGGAGAAGAAGGCCTCGAAAGTGTTTCCGAAGCCGACCGAGAAAGTGAAAGCAAACGGATACGGAGGGTATCGTGAGTTCCTCCCGCGCCCACAGGGAGGGCGGGGTCAGCGCGGGGAGGGGGCGAGGTTCGACCGTTCTGAAATGCAGCTTCTGATCAACGGAAGGAACTCGGTTCTCGATATCAAAAACATGCTCGATACTCAGTCTGACCGGAGAGCAGATCTCCAGGAAGTCCTGAACTATCTTGAGACCTTGAAAACGGCGGGGCTGGTTACGGTGGACTAG
- the polA gene encoding DNA polymerase I — MKPTHRVFLVDGNAIAYRSYYAFIQRPLTNAKGQNTSAVYGFVTFLNRILSQESPDYIAVVFDTGAPTFRHKEYKEYKATRQKMPEDLFSQLAMIKDVVNAYRIPVLEMDGFEADDIIGTLARRAESDGALSFLVTPDKDFMQLISKTTKMYKPGRQGNDVEIVDIEAVKQKFGVAPDKVIEVLGLIGDTSDNIPGVPGVGEKTAIPLIQKYGSIENLYRNLEKIEQNGLRQKLETNKELAFLSRKLVTIDTDVPLRIDFHSLKAADPDFQVLKALFAELDFRSLLQSVPKSSAPKPLPPQDLDFPPPAESLADINSDEHTYTLITDLKALKQLCARLKKAKQFVFDTETTSTDSLNAELVGISFAAQPREAFYVAVRSATAASQSDLFGKSQPALEEQGLSLEQTIECLKPLMEDPRVRKIGHNIKYDVLVLSQFGIWTQGVEFDTMIASYILRADGRHNLDALAKEHLQYKKVSFGDLTGSGKDQKPIREVDLRAVCNYSCEDADMTLRLYELLRAKLTEQGMMKLCSEMEFRLIPVLSAMESAGISIDVEYLRKMSAELDVLLKSLIKEIHKHAGIEFNINSTQQLGEILFNKLKLPTQKKTKTGFSTDVGVLESLRHEHPIIVQLLEYRQLSKLKSTYVDALPALINPRTGRVHTSFNQTIAATGRLSSSDPNLQNIPIRSEIGRSIRKAFVPGNKNDLILSADYSQIELRVMAHISGDEGLSTAFRNKEDIHSSTAAKVFGVEQKDVSKDMRRKAKEVNFGIMYGIGPFGLANRLEISQSEAKEIIARYFERFPKVKQYINDTIASARTSGYVETLMGRRRFMPDINSSNQNIRQNAERQAINMPIQGTAADMIKLAMIHISEAFNANELASRMLIQVHDELVFEVKKKEEKEVRSLVTKHMLDSLKLSVPLEIEIGVGQNWLEAH; from the coding sequence ATGAAACCGACTCACCGCGTATTCCTTGTAGACGGCAACGCAATTGCATACCGGTCATATTATGCGTTCATCCAGCGTCCACTGACCAACGCCAAGGGACAGAATACGAGCGCCGTGTACGGCTTTGTCACGTTCTTGAACCGTATCCTTTCACAGGAATCTCCCGATTACATCGCCGTGGTCTTCGACACGGGCGCGCCGACCTTCCGTCACAAAGAATACAAGGAGTACAAGGCGACCCGGCAGAAGATGCCCGAAGACCTTTTCTCGCAGCTGGCGATGATCAAGGATGTCGTCAACGCATACAGGATCCCCGTTCTGGAAATGGATGGCTTCGAGGCGGACGACATCATCGGTACCCTTGCGAGGCGGGCAGAAAGCGATGGAGCGCTCTCCTTTCTCGTGACTCCCGACAAAGACTTCATGCAGCTGATCTCCAAAACTACAAAAATGTATAAACCGGGACGTCAGGGGAACGATGTTGAAATCGTGGATATCGAAGCGGTGAAACAGAAATTCGGCGTTGCGCCGGACAAGGTCATCGAGGTCCTCGGCCTCATCGGCGATACATCGGACAATATCCCAGGTGTCCCCGGCGTCGGCGAAAAGACAGCCATTCCTCTTATTCAGAAGTATGGGTCGATCGAGAATCTTTACAGGAACCTTGAAAAGATCGAACAGAATGGGCTCCGCCAGAAACTCGAGACGAACAAGGAACTCGCGTTCCTGTCGAGAAAGCTCGTCACCATAGACACAGACGTGCCGCTGAGAATCGATTTCCATTCCCTTAAGGCAGCCGACCCGGATTTTCAGGTGCTCAAGGCCTTGTTTGCTGAATTGGATTTCCGTTCACTGCTCCAGTCGGTCCCCAAGTCATCAGCTCCGAAGCCACTGCCCCCACAAGATCTCGATTTCCCTCCACCCGCGGAATCGCTGGCGGACATCAATTCAGACGAACATACGTACACGCTGATCACGGACCTTAAGGCGTTGAAACAGCTCTGCGCCCGCCTCAAGAAAGCGAAACAGTTTGTCTTCGACACAGAGACAACGTCTACGGACTCGCTCAACGCCGAGCTTGTTGGAATTTCGTTCGCCGCTCAGCCGCGGGAGGCATTCTACGTAGCCGTGCGCTCGGCCACCGCCGCATCGCAATCGGATCTATTCGGAAAGTCACAGCCGGCGCTGGAAGAACAAGGACTGTCGCTCGAGCAGACGATCGAGTGTCTCAAACCGCTCATGGAAGATCCGCGGGTGAGGAAGATCGGGCACAATATCAAGTACGATGTGCTCGTTCTCTCGCAATTCGGCATCTGGACGCAGGGCGTTGAGTTCGATACGATGATTGCCAGCTATATCTTGAGGGCGGACGGGCGTCATAACCTGGACGCGCTCGCCAAGGAACATCTTCAGTATAAGAAAGTCTCATTCGGTGATTTGACCGGATCGGGCAAAGATCAGAAGCCTATCCGGGAGGTTGACCTTCGCGCGGTGTGCAATTACTCCTGTGAAGATGCAGATATGACGCTCCGTCTCTACGAGCTCCTGCGTGCGAAATTGACCGAACAGGGAATGATGAAGCTCTGCTCTGAGATGGAATTTCGGCTGATACCGGTACTCTCAGCCATGGAGTCTGCAGGAATTTCGATTGATGTCGAGTATCTGAGGAAGATGTCGGCAGAACTTGACGTGCTTCTTAAATCGCTGATAAAGGAAATTCACAAGCACGCTGGAATCGAATTCAACATCAATTCCACCCAGCAGCTGGGCGAAATCCTCTTCAACAAACTCAAACTCCCGACGCAGAAGAAGACCAAGACAGGCTTTTCGACAGACGTCGGAGTGCTCGAATCGTTGAGGCATGAGCACCCCATCATCGTGCAGCTCCTCGAATACCGCCAGCTTTCCAAGCTGAAATCGACCTATGTCGACGCGCTCCCCGCCCTTATCAATCCTCGCACGGGAAGAGTCCACACGTCCTTCAACCAGACCATCGCCGCAACAGGCCGGCTTTCCAGCAGCGATCCGAATCTCCAGAACATTCCAATCCGTTCGGAGATCGGGCGCTCGATCAGAAAAGCGTTCGTGCCCGGGAACAAGAACGATCTCATCCTCTCTGCAGACTACTCTCAAATCGAGCTGAGGGTGATGGCCCACATCTCAGGAGACGAAGGGCTGAGCACGGCATTCAGAAACAAAGAAGACATTCACTCTTCCACGGCGGCGAAAGTGTTCGGCGTGGAACAGAAAGATGTTTCAAAGGATATGCGAAGGAAAGCGAAGGAAGTCAATTTTGGCATCATGTACGGCATCGGGCCATTCGGACTCGCGAACCGCCTGGAGATTTCTCAATCTGAAGCGAAGGAGATCATTGCCCGCTACTTCGAACGGTTCCCGAAGGTCAAGCAATACATCAATGATACTATCGCCTCCGCACGCACCAGCGGATATGTTGAGACGTTGATGGGACGACGAAGGTTTATGCCCGACATCAACAGCAGCAACCAGAACATCAGGCAGAATGCCGAACGGCAGGCAATCAACATGCCCATCCAGGGGACCGCGGCAGACATGATCAAGCTGGCGATGATCCACATCAGCGAAGCGTTCAATGCGAACGAGCTGGCATCACGGATGCTGATTCAGGTACACGATGAACTGGTGTTTGAGGTGAAGAAGAAGGAAGAAAAAGAAGTTCGGTCTCTTGTAACTAAGCACATGCTGGATTCGTTGAAGCTTAGCGTTCCCCTCGAAATCGAGATCGGCGTTGGGCAAAACTGGCTCGAGGCACATTAG
- a CDS encoding EamA family transporter encodes MKRVNVYILLVFQQIIAGGTHIVAKAVVGEIDAATLTFMRTMIAAAGLWIIVRIRSGPLRIERGDWKQMAFLGFVGVALNQFLYLYGMKFSTAANGALLYAATPVFVLLFSLYTHREKTSPRKTLGILLAFVGISIVIFERGIDFSSGYAFGNLMILIAVLAWTLFTVMGKNMIVKYGALRTTSAMMICGAVMFAPIGLVSTLRFPFGELNELHWGGVLYLAIGTSIIGYLLWYHALSRIEASKVAVFTNAQPVFATILSLIFLNYTITPAFVIGSILTICAIYITQVA; translated from the coding sequence ATGAAACGAGTGAACGTCTATATCCTGCTGGTCTTTCAGCAAATCATCGCGGGAGGAACGCATATCGTAGCCAAGGCGGTGGTGGGGGAGATCGATGCCGCAACGCTTACTTTCATGAGGACTATGATTGCCGCAGCGGGGCTGTGGATCATTGTGCGTATCCGGTCGGGCCCGCTTCGTATAGAACGGGGTGATTGGAAGCAGATGGCTTTCCTTGGTTTTGTCGGCGTCGCCTTGAACCAGTTTCTCTATTTGTACGGGATGAAGTTCTCGACGGCGGCAAACGGCGCCCTACTCTACGCGGCAACACCGGTGTTTGTCCTTCTGTTTTCCCTCTATACACATCGGGAGAAAACGAGCCCGCGGAAGACCCTTGGAATCCTGCTCGCATTCGTCGGTATTTCCATCGTGATTTTTGAAAGAGGGATAGACTTTTCGTCGGGGTATGCGTTCGGCAATCTTATGATCCTCATCGCTGTGTTGGCCTGGACTCTTTTTACCGTCATGGGCAAGAATATGATCGTAAAATACGGAGCACTGCGTACGACCTCAGCGATGATGATCTGTGGGGCGGTGATGTTCGCTCCCATCGGACTGGTAAGCACGTTGCGGTTTCCGTTCGGTGAACTCAATGAACTCCATTGGGGCGGAGTGCTCTATCTCGCCATCGGAACGTCCATCATCGGCTATCTCTTGTGGTACCACGCTCTGAGCCGGATTGAAGCAAGCAAAGTTGCCGTGTTTACGAATGCTCAACCAGTATTCGCCACCATCCTTTCGCTTATTTTCCTCAACTATACCATCACTCCTGCCTTTGTGATCGGGAGCATACTCACGATCTGTGCGATCTATATCACACAAGTGGCATAG
- a CDS encoding radical SAM protein: MKTPHVLKKAVKNAIKAVKLERMLFFPDILITHHCTQRCLQCSIPLNASPTKPFMKFEHFKTIVDRLDDHGTQGFVISGGEPILHPELPEFIQYAASKKFARVHLLSTLYGPDRLIERAVGAAIDAGISLSVSFDGLGEVGDTVRGARDVAERVKKSIEYVESEMKRKGKRIHTGVGVVLSQLNIHQTKDLLEFLEKVGWLTEVDVYRWQSQSQMENDSMKFHDTKELREALELVKESPVVLTPPWLLDLIAEFLDGRAEKWCPYIEMPTFATKVFIHPDGSVKTCMGDVFGNLLEQTPEELFASKEWDHQMAEKHACAGCVNTCFTRGKVLYPTTMKEVRANWKQIWNLS, from the coding sequence ATGAAGACGCCTCACGTGCTGAAGAAGGCTGTAAAGAACGCGATCAAAGCAGTCAAACTCGAGCGGATGCTTTTCTTCCCCGATATCCTCATCACTCACCATTGCACGCAGCGGTGCCTGCAATGTTCCATCCCGTTGAACGCCTCACCGACGAAGCCGTTCATGAAGTTCGAACATTTCAAGACCATCGTCGACCGGCTGGATGACCATGGAACTCAAGGGTTCGTAATTTCGGGAGGCGAGCCGATACTCCATCCCGAGTTGCCCGAATTCATTCAATACGCTGCGAGCAAGAAATTTGCTCGCGTGCACCTCCTCTCGACACTCTACGGGCCGGACCGACTGATCGAACGGGCGGTCGGGGCGGCGATTGATGCAGGTATCTCGCTCTCAGTCTCATTTGACGGATTGGGAGAAGTTGGAGATACGGTGAGGGGCGCTCGCGATGTCGCCGAGCGCGTAAAGAAGAGCATCGAGTATGTGGAATCTGAAATGAAGCGAAAGGGCAAGCGGATCCACACGGGTGTCGGCGTGGTGCTCTCTCAACTCAATATCCACCAGACAAAAGACCTCCTTGAGTTCCTCGAAAAGGTAGGATGGCTCACAGAGGTGGATGTATACCGTTGGCAGTCGCAAAGCCAGATGGAGAACGACTCAATGAAGTTCCACGACACGAAGGAGCTTCGCGAGGCGCTCGAGCTGGTGAAGGAGTCTCCCGTCGTGCTCACTCCCCCTTGGCTGTTGGACCTGATCGCGGAGTTTCTCGATGGCAGGGCTGAGAAGTGGTGTCCCTATATCGAAATGCCGACTTTTGCCACGAAGGTGTTCATCCACCCCGATGGATCGGTGAAGACCTGCATGGGAGACGTGTTCGGAAATCTGTTGGAACAAACTCCCGAAGAGCTTTTTGCCTCAAAGGAATGGGACCACCAGATGGCCGAGAAACATGCGTGTGCGGGCTGTGTCAATACCTGTTTCACAAGAGGCAAGGTCCTCTATCCGACCACCATGAAAGAAGTTCGCGCCAACTGGAAGCAGATCTGGAATCTTAGCTAA